One genomic segment of Mycolicibacterium psychrotolerans includes these proteins:
- a CDS encoding GtrA family protein has protein sequence MSFADATIKRLPGPLRPYAERHHELIKFAIVGATTFVIDSAIFFTLKLTILEPKPVTAKIIAGIVAVIASYILNREWSFRDRGGREKHHEALLFFGVSGVGVLLSMAPLWVSSYVLMLRAPMVSLFTENVADFVSAYVVGNLLQMAFRFWAFRRFVFPDEFARNPDKALESTLTGGGIAEALEDGYELRHSVEGTEGTVTPMRSSRRRARQYDAETRISKTS, from the coding sequence GTGTCCTTTGCCGATGCGACGATCAAGCGTCTCCCTGGGCCGCTCCGTCCCTACGCCGAGCGGCACCATGAGCTCATCAAGTTCGCCATCGTCGGCGCCACCACGTTCGTCATCGATTCGGCGATCTTCTTCACGCTGAAACTGACGATCCTCGAGCCCAAGCCGGTGACCGCGAAGATCATCGCGGGCATCGTCGCGGTGATCGCCTCGTACATCTTGAATCGGGAGTGGAGCTTCCGGGACCGGGGTGGGCGCGAGAAGCACCACGAGGCGCTGCTGTTCTTCGGGGTCAGCGGTGTTGGCGTGCTGCTGAGCATGGCCCCGCTGTGGGTCTCGAGCTATGTGCTGATGCTGCGCGCGCCGATGGTCTCGCTGTTCACCGAGAACGTCGCGGACTTCGTGTCGGCCTATGTGGTCGGCAACCTGCTGCAGATGGCGTTCCGGTTCTGGGCGTTCCGCCGTTTCGTCTTCCCCGACGAGTTCGCGCGCAATCCGGACAAGGCGCTGGAGTCGACGCTGACCGGCGGCGGCATCGCCGAGGCGCTCGAGGACGGGTACGAACTCCGGCACTCGGTTGAGGGAACCGAGGGCACCGTCACGCCGATGCGGTCGTCGCGCCGGCGCGCGCGCCAGTACGACGCCGAGACCCGGATCTCGAAGACGTCTTAG
- a CDS encoding chromosome condensation protein CrcB — MPGRHRQSPTHTAALVVGGTAGAIIRYATATAWPLPRHVFVSTTVTAAVAFMVAGFLVSVGLTSPLRTAVFGVCASAASLSAWAVLTISQPPKLSIAFLIGTPAAAVAGLLCGLLVARVVAR; from the coding sequence GTGCCCGGCCGTCACCGTCAATCCCCCACCCACACGGCCGCTCTCGTTGTCGGCGGCACGGCCGGTGCGATCATCCGGTACGCGACCGCCACGGCCTGGCCGCTGCCGCGCCACGTCTTCGTGTCGACGACGGTGACGGCCGCGGTGGCGTTCATGGTGGCGGGCTTCCTCGTGTCGGTGGGGTTGACGTCGCCGCTGCGCACGGCGGTGTTCGGTGTGTGCGCGAGCGCGGCGAGTCTCAGCGCATGGGCGGTGCTGACGATCAGCCAGCCGCCGAAGCTGTCGATCGCGTTCCTGATCGGGACGCCTGCGGCGGCGGTGGCCGGGCTGCTGTGCGGATTGCTGGTGGCGCGCGTGGTGGCGCGATGA
- a CDS encoding YdcF family protein, translating into MGDRRRSGVRAGPLPAALIALVIVLFLNGATGTVFFAHAQPDPLRKVDAIVVLGGEHDGREAYGLKLAEQGYATTVLMSDPYGPRDPVMKKYCKRRADIEVICRPPVPSTTRGEALLTRAVAEQRGWRSVIVISWRYHLPRARRIFDVCFAPPGRTVVMRDVPRSYPFSVARWQYTYLYQYAAWVKAEVQGSCDNIT; encoded by the coding sequence ATGGGGGACAGGCGGCGATCAGGAGTGCGCGCGGGGCCGCTCCCGGCGGCCCTGATCGCCCTCGTGATCGTGCTGTTCCTCAACGGCGCCACCGGCACTGTCTTCTTCGCCCACGCCCAACCCGACCCGCTGCGCAAGGTCGACGCGATCGTCGTCCTCGGCGGCGAACACGACGGCCGGGAGGCCTACGGACTCAAGCTCGCCGAACAGGGCTACGCGACCACGGTCCTGATGTCCGACCCCTACGGACCGCGTGACCCGGTGATGAAGAAGTACTGCAAGCGCCGCGCCGACATCGAGGTGATCTGCCGGCCGCCGGTGCCGTCCACCACCCGCGGCGAAGCGCTGCTGACACGTGCCGTCGCCGAGCAACGCGGCTGGCGCTCCGTCATCGTGATCAGCTGGCGATACCACCTGCCGCGCGCCCGCCGGATCTTCGACGTCTGCTTTGCACCGCCAGGCCGCACGGTGGTCATGCGCGACGTCCCGCGCAGCTACCCGTTCTCCGTTGCCCGCTGGCAGTACACCTACCTTTACCAGTACGCGGCCTGGGTCAAGGCCGAAGTCCAAGGCTCCTGCGACAACATCACGTGA
- a CDS encoding undecaprenyl diphosphate synthase family protein: protein MGVELGPDHVGLIPDGLRRWAVGNGTTLAEAYLRGAHKVVEILQTLQGHGVRTVSVYNLSRANLGRTHNELDAVYQASLHFLTTLIPTHFDAALCSLRLHGDRKALPDNYVAAAHDLEVAMTGSAFRINMLAAYDAYDELRDAHRRAQQEDCDIASALEIGEVDLVIRTTAEPLLSGFLPLQSQYAQLRFLDTPLNDLTTQHIDDLIADYRGVAQLRGR from the coding sequence GTGGGTGTGGAGCTTGGACCGGACCACGTCGGGCTGATTCCCGACGGTTTGCGGCGGTGGGCGGTCGGTAACGGCACCACGCTCGCCGAGGCTTACCTGCGCGGCGCCCACAAAGTCGTCGAGATCCTGCAGACCCTTCAGGGACACGGCGTGCGAACGGTTTCCGTGTACAACCTGAGCCGCGCCAACCTCGGCCGCACCCACAACGAACTCGACGCCGTCTACCAGGCCTCGCTGCACTTCCTCACCACACTGATCCCCACCCACTTCGACGCGGCCCTCTGCAGCTTGCGTCTGCACGGTGATCGAAAAGCCTTGCCCGACAATTACGTTGCCGCCGCCCACGACCTCGAAGTCGCGATGACCGGCAGCGCGTTCCGCATCAACATGCTCGCCGCCTACGACGCCTACGACGAACTGCGCGACGCACACCGGCGCGCCCAGCAGGAGGACTGCGACATCGCCTCGGCGCTCGAGATCGGTGAGGTCGACCTCGTCATCCGCACCACCGCCGAGCCGCTGCTCAGCGGATTCCTGCCGCTGCAAAGCCAATACGCGCAGCTGCGCTTCCTCGACACCCCGCTCAACGACCTCACCACTCAGCACATCGACGACCTCATCGCCGACTACCGCGGCGTGGCGCAACTGCGGGGACGGTAA
- a CDS encoding FAD-dependent oxidoreductase — protein MERTPLIIGAGPAGLSAGLELTRRGVTPRILESTGGIGGLARTQVDGDWRIDPGGHRFYTRSEEVSDLWRSLLPEDQWLAVPRSSAMLVNNRYVRYPLMGRDLLFQLGFSDVLRGAGGYTWARFRRQTRIEPREASFKDWGRSEFGRHWYELFFDGYVRKTWLADPENIASDWANQRIKPIGWRLSKHEQTADRDVFRYPRHGPGQLWEAAAGRLEDAGVEVTLNAMATSARYDGRTWTVSTDRGDVLTGDALFSSMPLRLLVGMLDPAPPDYIRAVADQLRHRSLITVAVALRQHYDIPYNWVYTPGPNFHVGRIQNYRRWSQDLCPKGFNGTYLGFEYFLLPDQDLWLANEYGLGAIVERDLHQLGFKNPQIERVMISRSKFAYPIHDPARDRSVVRIRDYLREHYPSLHPIGRNGMHHYDNQDHAMLSAIRSVGKYFGENVDPWQVNTDLSYQEQGLRR, from the coding sequence ATGGAGCGCACCCCGCTGATCATCGGCGCCGGGCCCGCGGGCCTGTCCGCCGGCCTCGAACTGACGCGGCGCGGCGTCACGCCGCGGATTCTCGAATCCACCGGCGGCATCGGCGGTTTGGCGCGCACCCAGGTCGACGGCGACTGGCGCATCGACCCCGGCGGGCACCGCTTCTACACCCGCAGCGAGGAGGTATCCGACCTCTGGCGATCCCTGCTCCCCGAAGACCAGTGGCTGGCCGTGCCGCGCAGCTCGGCGATGCTCGTCAACAACCGGTATGTCCGCTACCCCCTGATGGGGAGGGATCTGCTCTTCCAGCTCGGGTTCAGTGACGTCCTGCGCGGCGCCGGCGGCTACACCTGGGCCCGATTCCGTCGGCAGACCCGCATCGAGCCCCGCGAAGCCAGCTTCAAGGATTGGGGCCGCTCGGAATTCGGCCGACACTGGTACGAACTCTTCTTCGACGGCTACGTCCGCAAGACCTGGCTCGCCGACCCCGAGAACATCGCCAGCGACTGGGCCAACCAGCGCATCAAGCCGATCGGGTGGCGGCTGTCGAAGCACGAGCAGACCGCCGACCGGGACGTGTTCCGGTATCCGCGCCACGGGCCCGGCCAGCTGTGGGAAGCCGCGGCCGGCAGGCTCGAGGACGCCGGCGTCGAGGTCACGCTGAACGCGATGGCGACCAGCGCCCGCTACGACGGCCGCACCTGGACGGTGTCCACCGACCGGGGCGACGTCCTCACCGGGGACGCGCTGTTCTCCAGCATGCCGCTGCGCCTGCTCGTCGGAATGCTCGACCCGGCGCCGCCCGACTACATCCGGGCCGTCGCCGACCAGCTGCGCCACCGCTCACTGATCACCGTCGCGGTGGCGCTGCGCCAGCACTACGACATCCCCTACAACTGGGTGTACACCCCCGGCCCGAACTTCCACGTCGGCCGCATCCAGAACTACCGCCGTTGGTCGCAGGACCTCTGCCCGAAGGGCTTCAACGGCACCTACCTCGGCTTCGAATACTTTCTGCTGCCCGACCAGGACCTGTGGCTGGCCAACGAGTACGGCCTGGGCGCGATCGTCGAACGGGACCTGCACCAACTGGGCTTCAAGAACCCGCAGATCGAACGGGTGATGATTAGCCGGTCGAAGTTCGCCTACCCCATCCACGACCCGGCGCGCGACCGCAGCGTCGTCCGCATCCGCGACTACCTGCGTGAGCACTACCCGTCGCTGCACCCGATCGGCCGCAACGGCATGCACCACTACGACAACCAGGACCACGCGATGCTCAGCGCGATCCGCAGCGTCGGCAAGTACTTCGGCGAGAACGTCGACCCGTGGCAGGTCAACACCGACCTCAGCTACCAGGAGCAGGGGCTGCGCCGCTAA
- a CDS encoding GAF domain-containing protein, whose protein sequence is MSGSLKRFDEWLNRQLEQCARDAGEDVNTYVARAVASKMVADQRLADTAAVERLMEHLSDSGVFAGTDMPSVSTVIADPNRLRALYATGLLDSGPEEIYDRITRAAADALDAPHALVSLVDVDRQFFKSAAGMEISTPEERQTPLDRSICQYAVANGLPLILEDARTDPVFKNHPAVRDGTVVAYLGIPLTDDEGNAIGTLCVFDTKPRLWGTGHVQVLTDLAGLAAERIFGPGGSRAN, encoded by the coding sequence GTGTCTGGCTCGCTGAAGCGTTTTGACGAATGGCTCAACCGCCAACTCGAACAGTGTGCGCGCGACGCAGGCGAGGACGTCAACACCTATGTGGCGCGTGCGGTGGCGTCGAAGATGGTGGCCGACCAACGGCTGGCCGACACCGCGGCTGTCGAGCGGCTGATGGAGCACCTGTCGGACTCCGGGGTGTTTGCCGGCACCGACATGCCCAGTGTGTCCACTGTGATCGCGGACCCGAACCGGCTCCGCGCGCTGTATGCCACCGGGCTGCTCGACTCGGGGCCAGAGGAGATCTACGACCGGATCACCCGCGCGGCAGCCGACGCCCTCGACGCTCCGCACGCCCTCGTGTCGCTGGTCGACGTCGACCGGCAATTCTTCAAGAGCGCCGCCGGCATGGAGATCAGTACGCCGGAGGAAAGGCAGACGCCACTCGACCGGTCGATCTGTCAGTACGCAGTGGCAAACGGATTGCCGCTGATCCTGGAAGACGCTCGGACTGACCCGGTGTTCAAGAATCATCCCGCCGTACGGGACGGCACCGTGGTCGCCTATCTCGGCATTCCCTTGACCGACGACGAGGGCAACGCCATCGGCACGCTGTGCGTATTCGACACCAAGCCGCGGCTGTGGGGCACCGGTCACGTGCAGGTCCTCACCGATCTCGCTGGCCTTGCCGCCGAGCGCATCTTCGGTCCGGGTGGCAGCCGAGCGAACTGA
- a CDS encoding sugar transferase gives MQLDTKQSVHTPSARPTTPLLRAVSPLVVEKPSLWRRAYHYLRNESGYVAVSVGLDIWAGFWAVMITHWSVDRSIDSRGVLPWTWIFIPILIVLLISRSMYKRRLSHRFLDEFEPVETSVAVAALLTLAVMSQVIPKFQPGQVVQPYLRSNDVMLEIWLWAAILVPAVRLCRSLTQRYLRRKFSFGKPAIIVGTGPMAHQIITRMRQVPDFGLRPVGILDDVRPSTNEAEGVPYLGTADNLERAVATTRAEKLIIAHSAVPDDQLSIIAQRAHHLGLKVRVVPRMMDVVTEGATIEHLGGIPLMVLSHTNPKGWQFAVKHAMDRTFATAGLVLISPLFLTLMLLVRLSSPGPIFFGQDRIGRDGKVFSCLKFRSMRPADPAGEAFHLKDGAAPGGVEGEDRRTWIGKIMRKTSMDELPQLLNVIRGEMSLVGPRPERPEFVELFEMQIRRYGDRHRVKAGMTGWAQVHGLRGQTSIADRAEFDNYYIENWSILLDLKTLALTVLAVLKSAE, from the coding sequence ATGCAGCTCGACACGAAGCAGTCGGTGCACACACCGAGCGCGCGTCCGACGACGCCATTGCTGCGTGCCGTTTCGCCACTCGTCGTCGAGAAGCCGTCATTGTGGCGTCGCGCTTACCACTATCTGCGCAACGAATCTGGCTATGTGGCCGTCAGCGTGGGGCTGGACATCTGGGCCGGCTTCTGGGCCGTCATGATCACGCACTGGTCGGTCGACCGGAGCATCGACAGCCGCGGTGTCCTGCCGTGGACCTGGATCTTCATCCCGATTCTCATCGTGTTGCTGATCAGCCGGTCCATGTACAAGCGCAGGCTCAGCCATCGCTTCCTCGACGAGTTCGAACCCGTCGAGACGTCGGTGGCGGTGGCCGCGCTGTTGACCTTGGCGGTCATGTCGCAGGTCATCCCGAAGTTCCAGCCGGGCCAGGTCGTTCAGCCATATCTCCGATCCAACGACGTGATGCTCGAAATCTGGTTATGGGCCGCAATTCTGGTCCCGGCGGTCCGGCTGTGCCGGTCGCTGACGCAGCGCTACCTGCGCCGCAAGTTCAGCTTCGGGAAACCGGCGATCATCGTCGGCACCGGCCCGATGGCCCACCAGATCATCACCCGCATGCGGCAGGTCCCCGATTTCGGCCTGCGCCCCGTCGGCATCCTCGACGACGTCCGGCCGTCCACCAACGAAGCCGAGGGAGTCCCGTACCTCGGCACCGCGGACAACCTCGAGCGTGCAGTTGCCACCACGCGTGCCGAGAAGCTGATCATCGCGCACTCGGCAGTGCCGGACGACCAGCTCTCCATCATCGCTCAGCGCGCGCACCACCTCGGCCTGAAAGTCCGTGTGGTGCCGCGCATGATGGACGTCGTCACCGAGGGCGCCACGATCGAGCACCTCGGTGGAATCCCTCTGATGGTGTTGTCCCACACCAATCCCAAAGGCTGGCAGTTCGCGGTCAAGCACGCCATGGACCGCACCTTCGCCACCGCCGGCCTGGTGCTGATCTCGCCGCTGTTTCTGACGCTGATGCTGTTGGTCCGGCTCAGTTCGCCCGGACCGATCTTCTTCGGGCAGGACCGGATCGGACGTGACGGCAAGGTGTTCAGTTGCCTGAAGTTCCGCAGCATGCGGCCCGCCGACCCGGCCGGCGAAGCGTTCCACCTCAAGGACGGCGCAGCGCCCGGCGGTGTCGAGGGCGAAGACCGGCGCACCTGGATCGGCAAGATCATGCGCAAGACGTCGATGGACGAGTTGCCGCAGCTGCTCAACGTGATCCGGGGCGAGATGAGCCTCGTCGGTCCGCGGCCCGAGCGCCCGGAGTTCGTGGAACTGTTCGAGATGCAGATCCGCCGCTACGGCGACCGGCACCGCGTCAAGGCCGGCATGACCGGCTGGGCGCAGGTGCACGGCCTGCGCGGGCAGACCTCGATCGCCGACCGCGCCGAGTTCGATAACTACTACATCGAGAACTGGTCCATCCTGCTCGACCTCAAGACCCTGGCTCTCACTGTGCTGGCTGTCCTCAAAAGTGCGGAATAA